The Xiphophorus couchianus chromosome 6, X_couchianus-1.0, whole genome shotgun sequence genomic interval tctttaaaaccgTCGTAGTCCCTGATAATCCCAGATTAAAGACCGTCTTTCTCCTCAGCTCCCATCACAGAGAACCATGAGACTCCCGTGAAAGGCAACGCCACAGACGGGGCGCCCAAAGTCATAGCCAAGGAGGACATCATCACCACGGTAACGACAGAGAGGAAGGCGGAGGAGGAGAATGCGGAGCGGGAGGATGCGCAGGAAGTTGCCGCGGAGACCGACGCCACGACGCCGCTCAGACACGACACGAAGGTAGAGATTTGTCCACCGGGTCTCACTGAGGCGTATACTCAgagttcctgttttttcttgtttcctgttttatttctttattactttGTTGATGGCTGATGTAAAACTCCCAGTTGCTTTCAGCTTAACCCTCTGCAGTAGTGAGGCTTCTCATCCTTTGCTTCTTTACTAATtcgcttttcttttcttgtcctTCCTTTGACCCTCACATTTTACTCGTGTGTGCTCATGCGTGTCCCCCTCACCGCCTCCTTCCCCCCTTCGCTTCTCTCCATTCACACATACGTTATCCAGCCCCCCTCCCCTGCGTACGCCAGGGACCCGCTGCGCTCTGAGCTCTCCCTCCCATCGTCCCCCATCTCTTCGACCAAAGTGCGGCAGAGGCGCAGGGAGAGCGGCCGCAAGCGGGCGTCGTCGGTCAGCCCGGCCAAGagctgcggcggcggcggctgctGGCGGCGGCAGGCCCGCGCCGACCGCAAGGCCGCTCTGCTGGAGGAGCAGGCGCTGCTGCTGTCCGCCCGCAAGCAGCGCCTGGAGAGGGGTGGGCGGCGTGGGGCGGGCGGCGGCACGCTCTTCTCCTTCTCCCTGCACCTGCCCGACCTGTCCTCCGTCCTGGACGAGGACGGCTACATCACCTTCCCCGATCTGTCTGAGATGCGCTTCGTCCCGGAGTGCGCGCAGAACTTCCTCCCCATCAAGTCGCCGTCCCTCATCCCCTGCTTCCTgttcatcttcttcttcctgctcaCCACTTCCTTCTCAGTCCCCTACGCCCTCACCCTGTCCTTCCCGCTGGCGCTCTGCCTCTGCTACCTGGAGCCCAAGGCAGCCTCCCTGACCGCCTCCATAGCCCAGGGCTACCATGACCATGACAgttcagaggaagaggaggtgtgTGTTCCAGCTGACCCCAGAGTGACCTTTTCACGCCTGATTCTGTCCCGTAATCGTTCAGATCTGACCTGGACATCGTGTGTGTCCCAGTGTCTGTCAGTCTCCTACTTTCAGAGCCTCATCTCTGCTGTCTCATCCTGTTGAAACCATCAAACATCACTCACACTGACAGAGATGAACCTGCAAGTCTCGCCATCTcatttctgattggctgcttcacCGTGACGAGAGGGTTAGACACAAACACGGGATTAGTTTACCTGCAGTGGCCTCAAATTTAGTTTGTCACGATCGTGAGCTGTGTTTCCATCAGACCATAAAATTGTGTAAATtggaataatgaaaataaatttatgccagtttaaaagaaattcaaattttttgattATGTTTGGCGCTAGGATGAGGATGAGTGACTgttgcaaatttttaaaaatggcggGTTTGATTCTTGCAACAGAGTGGCCCTTGTGACTCAATCAGTGACACCACCCATTAGCTAGTTAGTAGCTGTGTTTCAactgaccataaaattgcacaaattggaattactaaaataaattaacttaatgcAAACACCATCTTTGGATAAAACGCTTTTGTTCTAGAATGAGGTGATTTTTCAGCCATGTGAAAATTGATGGTTTTCGCAAACCTcaacagaaatgctttttttcgCATTGTGCCAATTTGCACACAGCAGCTTATTGGCAGGCATTGGCACAATGTGCAGCCGGCTCCACTGGAGCTCTCACAGTATTGCACAGTTCATAAAATGTTGTCATTCGAACGTATTGAAGCCATAACTCttctacaatttccccaaaatgccgctcccaagtaggcggggcttgtcgctCCAGTGCCTGAATAAGTCGCCGATGACTCTGATGGAAGATGAGCGATAGTGCTGTGACTGAATTATAAATACATCTCATGCAAGTGTTTACATCCAtgattttaataacttattgtGTGCAGTATCTTTTTTCCGTGTcattttaatagaaacactgcaattgcaaaattgtgttttttcgacatcaGAATATCAAAAGACTTTGCACACGTTTGTGATGGAAACGCGGCTGCTGAAGAGACGGTTTTCTGTTGAGGAGAGTTGAATTTCTAGAAGTGGCCTTTTGTTATTTAGAGACAAATCTTCCTATAACTTGGTCTCTTTGTGCCTAACCCATCTCAACTTTTAACGCATCATCTCTCAATTTCTGACTAATCCTGTTCAGCGAGAACTCAGAAAACGGCaacatcatgtaaaaatattcatacgccctgaatgttttcacttttctgctaCTTCATGTTGCAATCGGAAAttataaagcattttattgggaatttCTGTGACCAACGCAAagttgtagaaaaataaaattccttttttaaataagaaaataaacatttattccctaaaatgtagcaaaataaatatttttagcaaatgCTAagtcatttgtagcaaaggatgcatctgcaggtaaaaaaaaaatacttttaacatcaacaaAAGCTCAACTCTTTCTGCTTGAAATAGCAGCATAGCgctaattattttttgattatcAGATCAATAATAGAATAACAAAAGTTGCTTAATagaagttttttattattgtacagaatttgaaccaggtgaaactaaaaatgTCACTTAACGAGTTCtgagtagaacatatttacaacaaaagagatttttcatcttaaaagcaaaatgtacatataaattttatagttttagtttaattactgctctgagtgtgttatTCTgttagaaaattttaattttgttgcttATATACTCAATTTATCAACTATATTAGCTGAAGTTGATGGTTACTTCAATTATCGATTCTTCAAATATCTGGAACATAGATCAGAGTCTCCTCATGCATTTGAATGAAagagtcaaagttcagacctaaatctaacTGACAATCTGTGGAGAAATTTGAAAACCAATATTCACAGAAGCTCTCTTTGCAGTCTGCCTGAGCTCGAGCTGTCTGGCAAGTAAAAATCCatgctacacttttcagatattattgtaaaacattttgaaagccaGACCTTCCGCTTCACAATTTTGctaactttgtgttggtctatatGGATAGTTTTGTAAGACACCATATTTAATCGTCACTTAACATCATTTCTCCGCTCGGTCTCCCTGCATCTCTTTCCAACTCAACCGAAGCTGCACACTTTTAAAATCGATCGCTTGTATCATATTTCTGTTGATTATTGCCGTTAGGATGTGTTATTTCACATCCAGCAGCTCGCTTTGCAACAATGAGCTTAATGAAGCTATGCAGAGAGACGAGGATCGTCCACATCATGCATGGAGAGGAGGGGGAGGGCCTGAAAGTCGGGCGACTGTACAGCCACAAAATCTGCTCATCAAATCTGATGATGAGCTTCCTTCTGATACCGTGTCTTACTGCAAATTATCCACAGGTGTACGCAATGCTGATAAGAAGTTTACAGGCAGTCATCGTGAGCAGTGAAACCTAAAATAACTtggtcttgattttttttttcccagagtgGGAAGGTGATGCAACAAataattaaagcaattttaaaacccaaaattaaGTAAATCGGCCCACTGGGTCACGTCTGCACACGAGTGGTTACAAATGGTCGCCCCGCTGCTGGGGCGTCGCAATATTTAGCgtcttttcagacaaaaaaaaaatcattatcaGCAAAATTTAAAACCGGCAGGTCAGCCATATTTAAAAGCCGTGTCCTTGGTTTAGACCAGCTGGTTCAATCAGTGACTTTCAATAGGGCACAAatccttcatttttaaaatacattcagttGTGTGTCAGAAGATCCTCTCTCCCCATGAATATGTGTATTTATTCTGAACGTATTTCAAGCTGTCGCATCAAAACAGCCCCTTTTACACGTCATTTTGCCCGACATGCAGGTGGCAGCGTTGATCATTCCAGGCTCCACCTATGAATGTTTGATCATGGATATTTAGCTTTCTTATCAAGattcaagtgattttttttaatgcaagcTAAGAACAAAAGTGTTTATCAGTGGCGTTCTTTTCATAAGAGGGGtttgaaacagaaatcagaCACATTTTGTCCTTTGTCGTAAAACTACTTCAACAACAGCCCAACGCTGTCGTCCTGAAACCCAAGtttcataaaaaattttaaccATTGAAATTGTTTGTTGGGTCACCATTCCACCCTGTAAAAACAACAGTTCAAAATGCTACTTTATAAATTTAAAgatgagtgtatgtaaacttctacCCTGCAGTTCAACGTTGCAGCCTCTTCAGCACAAATTGAGCGACAGTCCACTTTCCGATCAGCTTCCTCTGAGTCTGTTctgcttgctttgtttttctgtttttgtattgttttttttgtttgtttgtttttggtaagTTTCAGACTTTAGCTGTGGTCCTTGTCTGACATCAGTGACATCATCTGACAACCTCTCATGTGTGGTAGCAACAAATCTGTGTTGAttataaatgtagttttttttacaagttgggtccttcttctttttctcgTTTGCATCTCGGAATGTTTTGCTTTGGTCTGCAATCGCAGACCGACAGCGAACGTACGGACTTTGCCTGTGATGGAGAGATGACCGCCACAGAGGTTTGTACGTCaaaaagagagtaaaaaaaagcaaaagaaatgctttatttctACAAATGTTTGAAGGGTAACTCAAATGGTTGGCCTGCACATTttagttcttgtttttatttttaatattactgTTTTTGCACTTCCTTATTTTTGAGTATCTTCCTTTTTTATAAGTTCTTCTAGTTTCATTTCACTGATCTGTGGGCCTTTCCTTTATGATGCCATTCCTTCAAAAGTGCATTATAGCATGAAGTATAATTAGTTTTAtgataaaatcaaacttttgtaCTAAATCATCAGTTTTTACCaactaaaatatgaaatgcattTAGCAGAAAACCATTTATAGCAGCAAGGACAatttctgttgttctttttggatttttgtttatttcaacgCAACAAATTGTTACCTGGCTCAATATGGGTTCAAGTTGTAGCGTGCTTCAGTCGTAACACAGTTTTTCCACTCACTATGAGATGttatttaaagataataaaagtTTCCACAGTGTCCACTTTAGCTAATGGAAATTTGCGAGAAAGACTGTTTAAGCATGTTGAAAgtaatttactttaattttcctgctttgttttgtttgcactAAATTCAGCCAAATTACAAGTTACAGCATCATTCTGTAATAAAATGGCAcaagtaaaaaacataataaaaatttactatctaaaaaaattgtttgtttttggttttaaagaaaaagcataCGAAACtaccacatttattttcttataaaattTTAAGTTGTAGAAATCAGAAGTAAGTACATAAAAATATCCAGATGCACCTTTTTTCTAACAGTCTGAAGTCAAATCAGACCAaatctttcttgttttaggtcagttagaatcaGGGGCGCCTGCAGGATATTATCAGAGGGTATGCACACGTACCTGATTCACACGAACGCAGCCGCATCCCCAATATGCATAAACCTCACAAAACTAACCGCACAAACCTACCCAACACAAATATGATACAGGAACGTGATGCGCATGGCACAGAAACAGCAGATCTGACCCACATGACGCccaattttgaggaaaatacGCTAAATAATAGACAGAAATGCAAAGCCCACCCATGTGAGACCACGGGAGGATGAGGATGGAGATTTCCAGGGTCAAGTGGTGTGTCTGAGACctccagaggaagaggagatgaaCATTTTGACtagatttaactgtttaaatctCCCAGTCTAGTGTGACGTTGGGGAAGCGCGCGGCAGGTGTCACGGTCAATCAATGGAGGAGTGATGGGGTGTCCCGTCAGCGCTTCAATTCccgaacagaaaaaaaaacttgtaaaagtgCAGACGGACCGTGCACAGGATAAAAAGTTCAGGCGGGATCCACTCGACCTCTCTTAAAACTGTTTGAGGGTTAAAAGTCCGCTTATTCATGTTTAGCTTACAGAAAGCGCCAAGCTGCCAAATAAAAGTAAACGGACCAATAACATTCAGGTTTAGGACGGACATGTGTCCACTTTTAGCACAAaagactgtttttttccccctacagTTCTGTGAATAGCAAaggggaaaaataataaaaactacaataataattatataacaAAAATCCCAAGGTACACACAAAGCGTAGAGCCGAACAGCTGCAGGTGCTACTGGTTAGAATCACcgaaattatttctgtttgctaattgtcacaataatgagagagaaaacaacatcaggaggaactggtgcacttCTATGATAGCAATAGAAATAAGTTTGTTAAATCAGCCaattggtctgatttaacttcagacagtgaggaaatgtctttttattcagtgtatttaAACTTGTGGTTTTACCTGTACTTGACATTATGCAGCTCGGTTTCATGTCcgttttaaaagtgaaatgtttctCAAGGCAGAGCTTTAAAACTTTAGCAGCCAGaagttgtgtgtttgttgtgtttcaaatctgaaaaatagaTTCTTTTTTCCCTAACATTTGcctttaattctttattttctgtccattttctAATTTCACCATCCACCTCGCCTCTCTTTCATGACGGTTTTCTGCCTCCTCTCACCTTCTTTCTTCTCTCCGTTTTCCTCGCTGTCAGTCGGAAGCTGAGGAAGACTCCGAGATGCGGACTCAGGTACACCGGGGTCGCTGGGTGACCCCGCTGGGTGACCCTGCTGGGTGACTGGAACCAAAATCAGCTTTCGCTCATtggttttccttcttttctgctttGGTTTTCCTCAAACAGCCAACTAATTGTTCATTTCGTCTGCGTTATCATTCAGCCACACCCAAGAGTCggattttgtcctttttaagttgtttgttttttggcatgattgtttttctctcattacaTTTTAGTTACTCCCATGTAGCAGAAGCCAAAGCTCCCATTTTCTCCAAATAAGAGTTGAACTAACAActcctttgtcttttctctatCTTTTGCAGTATAGTTTCATAAGACGAGCAaaaggggaaaatgtttttatcaggcACAGTAATCTGATGCTAGAGGTTGGTAAGAAATGGAGCACATCTGAAATATGCATGCAGGTGCTTTTAAGGAATTAAAAATACTCCCGATGAGTGGATAAATCAGAGCGTTACGTACAGTTTCCCTGACTGCAGTTTTGAAGTAGTTGCTGCTGTGATCTTTCAgactctttaaaaacaaataaccaaATTAAACTGGAGTAGGTTTGTTTTGAGATGTGGGAGTGTTGTGCTTAAATACAAagcatgaaactttttttttctaacttttttcctCTCTAAATAAGTTGGTCTTAAATGCTTTTAAGTatttaagtttatatttttgtttaaaggcTGTGCAGAGCCTTTAAAAGTACTTCCCTCATAGTAacaacgtgtgtgtgtgtgtgtgtgtgtgtgtgtgtgtgtgtgtgtgtgtgtgtgtgtgtgtgggtgtgtgtgtgtgtgtgtgtgtgtgtgtgtgtgtgtgtgtgtgtgtgtgtgtgtgtgtgtgtgtgtgtgtgggtgtgtgtgtgtgtgtgtgtgtgtgtgtgtgtgtgtgtgtgtgtgtgtgtggtgcaaGTCTGCAGAAATCAGGGTTCCTACACAGTTTGGGAAAAACCCggaatttaacttttaataagATGAGGGAGAATTCTGGAATAAATTTAGATTATCACATTCTTCAAAAGCTGTACATCCATCTGtcgaccatccatccatcacttCATCATCcctctatccatccattcactATCCTTCCATATGGTTGTTCATCTGTTCATTCCAGTatgcattcattcattcattcatccatccattttatatcaacactgcaaaaacataaaatcgtacccaagtatttttggtttagttactactgcaaatatcttaatacacttaaaaaaagacaaaactaacttgaaaataagttagttttctcatgcatagtaacttttaagcagaatataggagtttgttttaagtaaatatttaatattgattttgtttttaaaagtgctaattccactggcagactatttcacttataacaagacgttttcccattttaaaagCTATGAAATCTGGCAATGGAACTAGCACTTCTTTTATCAATCTAacgaattattgacttaaaacaagctctaatgtgtttttctgaaaatgtacttgtatgttagtttcatcttatttcaagtgtacaaagatatttgcagtagaaactagataaaattacttggtaagattttgtgttgttgcagtccatccatccgtccgtccatccatccatccgcccgtccatccatccatccttccatccatccatccagccgtctgcccgtccgtccatccatccatccgtccgccCGCTTGTTACTGCGGCTATCTTTTTGTCTGTCCCCCAGTTCATCCAATCTGTCTCACTGTAGAATATCTGCCAAAAACTCATATTGAGCTTTTGTATTTGCAGACAGTCTTGCAGATTGTAGCGTTTTGACATGAACATGTGTAGGAACCCAGagaaaagcagcattcagatTTTTCTACTTCGTATCTCATTGGGAGATACGAGCTGCTGTTGCGTATATAAAGCTTGACTCCGTTCCCTCCCTCATCGCCTCCGGTTCGTCGGCCGCAGGACTCTGAGCCTCCACCCGAGGTGGTCAAGCATCAGACCAACATCAGCGAGCTGAAGCGCTCCTTCCTGGAGACCGGCAGCAATGGCGGCGGCGGCGCTCCGGGTCTGACGGAGTGGGAGAAGAGACTGTCGTCGTCACCTCTGCGTTCGCCCAGAGGGGACGAAGACCCGATGATAGAGCCGCTGGAGCTGCAGGACGTAAGCTGCAGCCGTGACGACAGCATGTCTGTGTGGGGCGTGGTGTCAGCGAACGACGTCTTTAGTGAGATACAAGCTGCAGGAATCATCGCTGGGTTAATTTTAGGGTGGCGGTCTCAGATTTATGGGACTGTAGATCAGAGTCCGTCGGATTTCCGAGAGTttttataaaactgtaaaaacacaaaatctggtGCAAACATCTTGaatagacttgaaataagacaaaactaacttacaaagaACTtttcagcagcttgttttaactaaataattccCTAATATCTAGGAAATACATATTAGTTTTAACTAagataatctgtcagtggagcAAAACTTTTTAACTTACAATATGAGTAAATgtcttgttccattggcaggttatttcacttaaaaccagccctttttattaatattataggTCAGTTTTTGTAGATCTTTCTTTGAAATGCAGTTATTTGCATGaagtcctgctactgataataaattaatgctaatattttaaaagctgaagTGTTTCTATTAAGCATTATCTGTAAAGATTATACTTAGTAGACGTATAACAGATTACAacctcgttgtaatctgttgatgacaatgacaaataaatcttatcttatcttaaagcTTGTgccatctttattttaattttaatttttttgtactgCGGTTCTcataaaattctgactttattctcataatttaaaaaaaaaaaaagccttgtcCTGGTCCTAATAATTGTAAAATCAacttgaattcaaagtccaaataaagtTGTCAAAcacttgtcaaacaagatggccgcctgtGGCGTGCTGACCTCACTCTGAACGGtggaaaaagaaatccaaattttccacaaattaaatcttcaaaagcCAAAAACTCGACTCATCGCCCAGCCCTAATGCTAAATCTTTAACACAAACTTCAGACTTGCTtctttttcatcacattttctcacatttgagtgtttttggaTTCTAGTGTCTTTTTGTAAGTGTAGCTGCCAGTATGACCAGCAGTCTGTCTGACTGTTTGTTTGACTTTAGGGCTGATCTGGACTCAAATCGTCAGCTGGTCTGTCGGGTTTTGCTTCGAAGTATTAGTCTCTGAACAATGGGACGTAAGGCCGTCATGGGAGGAGCGCGGCATTATTGATTCTGCTTCTGTTGACTGTTTCACAAAAAAGCTCTGAATTTCTTTCATTGCTTTGTTTGGATGGTATGTTTTCCACGTTGGAGAGGCTTTCTGTAGAAACTGATGATCCAAGTGGAGATTTACCCCAGAAATATTGAGTTGGACTCCGTTAAGGCAGTAAATGGCAGAGAAGAAACTGACGGTTTGGGGTTAAATGATGgtttttcacagatttctcTATAGAGTTGCTGGTATTTACAGATTTACAACATTTTAGACGCATTTAGACtttcttttacaataaaaagttcttatgcatatttatttagacacatcttatttagtttatttaaaaattatccAGTTATCAGCCCTATTGAGAAACACTGTTCCCCTTTCAACACTTTTCAtcacagtttgttgttttaaacctTTCGGTTGTTTCCCTGATTGTAGATATGGGCAAGTTTGGACAAATAGCTGTGATTTCAGTATTAATGAAGATAAAAACGCATCAGCCCCCTCTGAAGGgatgttctcttgtttttctcattttgaacaGACTAACAGAAGTAGACGTCTGTCCTTATCTATGccacaggaaaacaaaagtcaagAATTTCCAATGAAGTTTCTGGAATTACaagattaaaaaattattttttcacatggAATGTTTTTCCAACACTGAGTAAATATTCTCACGTCGCaggttttgtacattttaaggtttcttaaatgttttaacattgtgtggtgttttttgtttacttgttatttttacagtgttcCTTAATTAACTTTgcactttgtgttttcagttctgTTACTGGATTTGTCACATGATCTCATCAGCAATTGGTTGTCATATGAATTTGTCAACTAATAAAATCTCTAATCTGATATCAGCAataagtttcacattttgactaaaactgactgaaaaaataaacctaatATATTTATTGGATACACTTAATTAGATTATTtgtaacaaattaaattttttaaaagctgaataatctttttctttaaatgcagaTCTTATAGCAGCGCCTGTGGTGGAGATTTAAACCCTGAATGTTCCCCATttgatttgaatgttttcaaactttctgTATTTCCGTTTCCTTTCAGGCGAAAGATGAGCAGACGGAGCAGGAGGCGGGACCTAAAGACACTGTGGTgagctacttcctgtttctgggcATTTTGGACATTTCTACGTCTTGTTGTGTTGCTTTTGCTCTTCTTGTGTCTTTCCAGTTCCACATGTATGTAGATCCTactaaatatgattttaattagttaattaatctGATGTGAAAGTTAGCCCAAACTCCCAACCGTTCTGATCAGATGaagttaattatatttttattattgaaagcTAAATTGTATCCGGATACTTGTGGTGCTCTGCCTGTGTTTGTGCGTCCGCCTGGTTCTCGTTGCGTGACGCCTTCTGTCCTCTTAACCTGAGCCGTTCCTTTTTTCCAACGAGTGGAGTTTCTCTCCAGGCGGCGGTGGGATATCTGGTGAAATACGTGGCGGATAGCGTTGTGACAGACGGGGCCACCTCCTCGGGGCCCCATGGCATTAGCCTGTCCACCACCATGGACGACGACGTCTTCGTGGACGGGACATTGAGGGAGGAGGCGGGGGGCAAAACCCAGGACTcccaagaggaggaggaagaggcatCGGACAAGTCAGCGACGAAGCTCAGCCCTGGAGCGGTGAGACAAGAAGTGTCGCAGGCCATCAGCGACAAGAAAGGCACGCTCATCATCTTTAAGCAGGCAGAGAACAAAGAGGACGAAGAAACGAGCAAAAAAGAAGGACTGGTGGACCGGGCGGAATCGGAAACCGACGGCAACAAGGAGCAGAAACGTCAAGCTTCACTAAAAGCTGAGATTAAAAATGGCGACGTGAGTCAGATTAGAGGCGTCGACTCGCCAAAGAAAGCGATGGCGTCGTGGATTTCTGAGGAGAAGGTGGAGAGTTCAGAGGTCGTCAGCGTGTTTACAAAGGAATTGAAAGAGCTGAAGACTTTGGATGAGCCGCAGCAGAAAGCCGAAGGAATCCAGCCGAAGTCGAGCCCGACTCACGTTACGGTTTCTGCGTCCTTAGCTGTGGTACTGTATGAAAACCCAAAGCAAACCGCCCTTCATGCCCTACCCACCCACAACCCTCCTCCCCTCCATCGCTGCATCGGTTTAACAGAACAACCCAGCATGGCTAATAATCCTTCAGGAGGCTAACCGCCACTTTCTGTTGCTCGTTTTTTAAcccaaagtctttttttaaggtttgttttgcattttattgagcAGCTTTCCATGCTTGAGCAGCTCTCCCATCGACGAGGAACCTACCAGGAGCTCTGActaacttttgtttgttttttcttttttttttcagctaaatTATTCCTTCTTCTCATTTCCCTTAAAGGGGTGCCTTCATAGTAgcggtgcaccgattgcagttttctggccaatttacctttaaaaatcctgacctgctgattaaaattttggccaataccttttttttttaatctgaaatgttaCTAAATATACCAAgaaagttgctaagttggcaacagtgaagtgactgttgttaactgcaaacatgcagacatgacgtGCATGTTTGCATCTTCTGCTCTCGCAGGGATCAGGAgcggacagtggttgatttttagagcTTTGCTGCAgtagataagatcagcttcacatgcaagtatcggccgatctcccaaaaaatgtttcagctggCCGATAAATAGGTGCACCCCTACTTCATAGCTCCAGTTGTAGCTTTTCCCACCACATCCTCCAAAATCCCCACCTCCACCCTGAAGGACAGGTCATTAATCTATTGTATGGATCTACCTGAAAAATCAGTGAAATGTTTCCAGTGGATTCCATATCCAGATTTTGTGCTTCATATTGGTTTTTTCATACAATCAGCTGCCTtcacatcttcctcctgttctgACCTGTTGCTGTTCACTGTGA includes:
- the epb41l3b gene encoding band 4.1-like protein 3b isoform X6, producing MMQCKITLLDGSDYSVNVEKRAKGQVLLDKVCEYLNLLEKDYFGITYRDIESQKNWLDPSKELKKQIRNGPWNFSFNVKFYPPDPSQLCEDITRYYLCLQLRDDVVSGRLPCSFATHTLLGSYTVQSELGDYDLEELGSDYISEIRFAPNQTKELEEKVMELHKTYKGMTPAVAEIHFLENAKKLSMYGVDLHHAKDSEGVEIMLGVCASGLLIYRDRLRINRFAWPKILKISYKRNNFYIKIRPGEFEQFESTIGFKLPNHRAAKRLWKVCVEHHTFFRLVSPEAPPKKFLSLGSKFRYSGRTQAQTRSASAQIARPAPLFERSSSKRYNMSRSLDGAPITENHETPVKGNATDGAPKVIAKEDIITTVTTERKAEEENAEREDAQEVAAETDATTPLRHDTKPPSPAYARDPLRSELSLPSSPISSTKVRQRRRESGRKRASSVSPAKSCGGGGCWRRQARADRKAALLEEQALLLSARKQRLERGGRRGAGGGTLFSFSLHLPDLSSVLDEDGYITFPDLSEMRFVPECAQNFLPIKSPSLIPCFLFIFFFLLTTSFSVPYALTLSFPLALCLCYLEPKAASLTASIAQGYHDHDSSEEEETDSERTDFACDGEMTATESEAEEDSEMRTQYSFIRRAKGENVFIRHSNLMLEDSEPPPEVVKHQTNISELKRSFLETGSNGGGGAPGLTEWEKRLSSSPLRSPRGDEDPMIEPLELQDAKDEQTEQEAGPKDTVAAVGYLVKYVADSVVTDGATSSGPHGISLSTTMDDDVFVDGTLREEAGGKTQDSQEEEEEASDKSATKLSPGAVRQEVSQAISDKKGTLIIFKQAENKEDEETSKKEGLVDRAESETDGNKEQKRQASLKAEIKNGDVSQIRGVDSPKKAMASWISEEKVESSEVVSVFTKELKELKTLDEPQQKAEGIQPKSSPTHVTVSASLAVSAPGWVSPSHKVSADQEKAVVVTENEAESAKPKAPDGVEVAAKDVPVVHTETKTITYESAEVDTNGDADPGVLLSAQTITSETTSTTTTTHITKTVKGGISETRIEKRIVITGDADIDHDEALAQAIKEAKEQHPDMSVTKVVVHKETEITPEEGED
- the epb41l3b gene encoding band 4.1-like protein 3b isoform X5 is translated as MSGGFRFFVPLKTQDSEAKQPQAKKEAEKGKSKAAADPASPQNQPEQLPAAVGHSTPARKEQEKQEEDQESHRSSTSRLSRSPVRGVKKVKMMQCKITLLDGSDYSVNVEKRAKGQVLLDKVCEYLNLLEKDYFGITYRDIESQKNWLDPSKELKKQIRNGPWNFSFNVKFYPPDPSQLCEDITRYYLCLQLRDDVVSGRLPCSFATHTLLGSYTVQSELGDYDLEELGSDYISEIRFAPNQTKELEEKVMELHKTYKGMTPAVAEIHFLENAKKLSMYGVDLHHAKDSEGVEIMLGVCASGLLIYRDRLRINRFAWPKILKISYKRNNFYIKIRPGEFEQFESTIGFKLPNHRAAKRLWKVCVEHHTFFRLVSPEAPPKKFLSLGSKFRYSGRTQAQTRSASAQIARPAPLFERSSSKRYNMSRSLDGAPITENHETPVKGNATDGAPKVIAKEDIITTVTTERKAEEENAEREDAQEVAAETDATTPLRHDTKPPSPAYARDPLRSELSLPSSPISSTKVRQRRRESGRKRASSVSPAKSCGGGGCWRRQARADRKAALLEEQALLLSARKQRLERGGRRGAGGGTLFSFSLHLPDLSSVLDEDGYITFPDLSEMRFVPECAQNFLPIKSPSLIPCFLFIFFFLLTTSFSVPYALTLSFPLALCLCYLEPKAASLTASIAQGYHDHDSSEEEETDSERTDFACDGEMTATESEAEEDSEMRTQYSFIRRAKGENVFIRHSNLMLEDSEPPPEVVKHQTNISELKRSFLETGSNGGGGAPGLTEWEKRLSSSPLRSPRGDEDPMIEPLELQDAKDEQTEQEAGPKDTVAAVGYLVKYVADSVVTDGATSSGPHGISLSTTMDDDVFVDGTLREEAGGKTQDSQEEEEEASDKSATKLSPGAVRQEVSQAISDKKGTLIIFKQAENKEDEETSKKEGLVDRAESETDGNKEQKRQASLKAEIKNGDVSQIRGVDSPKKAMASWISEEKVESSEVVSVFTKELKELKTLDEPQQKAEGIQPKSSPTHVTVSASLAVSAPGWVSPSHKVSADQEKAVVVTENEAESAKPKAPDGVEVAAKDVPVVHTETKTITYESAEVDTNGDADPGVLLSAQTITSETTSTTTTTHITKTVKGGISETRIEKRIVITGDADIDHDEE